From one Nonomuraea polychroma genomic stretch:
- a CDS encoding inositol-3-phosphate synthase, with protein MGSVRVAIVGVGNCASSLVQGVHYYRDADPEIRVPGLMHVKFGDYHVGDVEFVAAFDVDAKKVGRDLSEAIVASENNTIKICDVPPTGVTVQRGHTFDGLGEYYREIIEESDEAPVDVVQVLRDNEVDVLVSYLPVGSEEADRFYAQCAIDAGVAFVNALPVFIASDPEWAEKFTVAGVPIVGDDIKSQVGATITHRVLAKLFEDRGVELLRTYQLNFGGNMDFMNMLERKRLQSKKISKTQSVTSQIPHEMGKADVHIGPSDHVPWLDDRKWAYVRLEGRSFGDTPLNLEYKLEVWDSPNSAGIIIDAVRAAKIALDRGIGGPILSASSYFMKSPPKQFSDDEARDYVEKFIRGEVER; from the coding sequence ATGGGTTCGGTTCGCGTGGCCATTGTCGGTGTCGGCAACTGCGCGTCGTCGCTGGTCCAGGGCGTTCACTACTACAGGGACGCCGACCCGGAGATACGGGTCCCGGGCCTGATGCACGTGAAGTTCGGCGACTACCACGTCGGCGACGTCGAGTTCGTCGCGGCGTTCGACGTGGACGCCAAGAAGGTCGGCCGGGATCTGTCCGAGGCGATAGTCGCCAGCGAGAACAACACGATCAAGATCTGTGACGTGCCGCCCACGGGGGTGACGGTCCAGCGCGGTCATACCTTCGACGGCCTGGGTGAGTACTACCGGGAGATCATCGAGGAGTCCGACGAGGCGCCCGTCGACGTGGTCCAGGTGCTCCGGGACAACGAGGTCGACGTCCTGGTCTCCTACCTTCCCGTGGGCTCCGAGGAGGCCGACCGCTTCTACGCGCAGTGCGCCATCGACGCGGGTGTGGCCTTCGTGAACGCGCTGCCGGTCTTCATCGCCTCCGACCCGGAGTGGGCTGAGAAGTTCACCGTGGCGGGCGTGCCGATCGTCGGCGACGACATCAAGTCGCAGGTCGGCGCCACGATCACGCACCGGGTGCTGGCCAAGCTGTTCGAGGACCGTGGCGTTGAGCTGCTGCGCACGTACCAGCTCAACTTCGGCGGCAACATGGACTTCATGAACATGCTGGAGCGCAAGCGGCTCCAGTCCAAGAAGATCTCCAAGACGCAGTCGGTCACCTCGCAGATCCCGCACGAGATGGGCAAGGCCGACGTGCACATCGGGCCGTCGGACCACGTGCCGTGGCTGGACGACCGGAAGTGGGCGTACGTGCGGCTCGAGGGCCGGTCGTTCGGCGACACTCCGCTCAACCTCGAGTACAAGCTCGAGGTTTGGGACTCGCCCAATTCGGCCGGCATCATCATCGACGCCGTCCGGGCCGCCAAGATCGCCCTCGACCGGGGCATCGGCGGGCCGATCCTGTCGGCGTCGTCGTACTTCATGAAGTCGCCGCCGAAGCAGTTCTCGGACGACGAGGCTCGGGACTACGTCGAGAAGTTCATCCGGGGTGAGGTCGAGCGGTGA
- the idi gene encoding isopentenyl-diphosphate Delta-isomerase, which yields MTIAEHVVLVDPEGRALGTAPKTSVHGRETPLHLAFSSYVFDRAGRVLLTKRAEHKITWPGVWTNSCCGHPLPGEALDRAVVRRLSYELGLGLAVERVDLLLPDFSYRAVMANGIVEHELCPVYRVMVNGPVAPNPEEVGETRWMPWMEFAEGVQSGLLAISPWCREQVPLLIKLGSDPLKWRPASPSALPPAARL from the coding sequence GTGACGATTGCGGAGCACGTTGTGCTGGTCGATCCGGAGGGTCGCGCGCTGGGGACCGCGCCCAAGACGTCGGTGCACGGTCGCGAGACGCCGCTCCATCTGGCGTTCTCCAGCTATGTCTTCGATCGCGCCGGTCGCGTGCTGCTCACCAAGCGGGCGGAGCACAAGATCACTTGGCCGGGGGTCTGGACCAACAGCTGCTGTGGTCATCCCCTGCCCGGGGAGGCGCTGGACCGGGCCGTCGTGCGCCGGCTGTCCTATGAGCTCGGGCTCGGGCTCGCCGTCGAGCGGGTCGATCTGCTGCTGCCCGATTTCTCGTACCGGGCCGTCATGGCCAACGGCATCGTCGAGCACGAGTTGTGCCCGGTCTACCGCGTCATGGTCAACGGGCCCGTCGCGCCCAACCCTGAAGAGGTGGGGGAGACGCGGTGGATGCCGTGGATGGAGTTCGCGGAGGGTGTGCAGAGCGGGCTGCTGGCGATCTCGCCGTGGTGCCGTGAGCAGGTGCCGCTGCTGATCAAGCTCGGCTCCGACCCGCTGAAATGGCGACCCGCCTCCCCGTCCGCCCTCCCCCCGGCGGCCCGCCTCTGA